In the Hordeum vulgare subsp. vulgare chromosome 7H, MorexV3_pseudomolecules_assembly, whole genome shotgun sequence genome, one interval contains:
- the LOC123409755 gene encoding chaperone protein dnaJ 11, chloroplastic-like, with protein MISAPPVMQSSVARPALAGFRQAASCSSSRRTVRCAVAVASAAPAGRCTLYEVLGLRAGATGGEIKAAYRRLARERHPDVAGAAGDDFIRLHDAYATLSDPDARARYDRDVVVQAYAQPPAARTNGVWGRPRRTWETDQCW; from the coding sequence ATGATTTCAGCGCCCCCGGTGATGCAATCCTCCGTGGCGAGGCCCGCGCTGGCCGGGTTCCGCCAGGCCGCCTCCTGCTCCAGCTCCCGCCGGACGGTCCGGTGCGCGGTGGCCGTCGCATCTGCGGCGCCGGCCGGGAGGTGCACGCTGTACGAGGTGCTGGGGCTCCGGGCCGGCGCCACGGGCGGCGAGATCAAGGCCGCCTACCGGCGACTCGCTCGGGAGCGGCACCCGGACGTGGCCGGCGCGGCCGGCGACGACTTCATCCGGCTGCACGACGCGTACGCCACGCTCTCCGATCCGGACGCCCGCGCGCGCTACGACCGCGACGTCGTCGTGCAGGCCTACGCGCAGCCGCCCGCTGCCAGGACGAACGGCGTCTGGGGCCGGCCTCGCCGCACGTGGGAGACAGACCAGTGCTGGTAG